Proteins found in one Bacillus subtilis subsp. subtilis str. 168 genomic segment:
- the yonI gene encoding conserved hypothetical protein; phage SPbeta (Evidence 4: Unknown function but conserved in other organisms), whose amino-acid sequence MENKVTLSDLVRKNIPVILKGSKHPLTEKELLEELAKKIPELVKNGEYRNGVLRGVLNKLSTQPVDRLGISREGNRVKYYFITDKKTELQNVIRNLISEIKEKELLTVDYLNDSPETIDFIKDVSTHVKDLEGFTR is encoded by the coding sequence ATGGAAAACAAAGTTACATTATCAGATCTTGTACGTAAAAATATACCAGTGATTTTAAAGGGTTCAAAACACCCTCTTACAGAAAAAGAGCTGCTTGAAGAACTAGCAAAAAAGATACCTGAACTTGTTAAGAATGGTGAATATAGAAATGGAGTTCTTCGAGGTGTATTAAATAAATTATCTACACAGCCAGTTGATCGATTAGGAATTTCACGTGAGGGTAATCGAGTTAAGTATTATTTCATTACAGATAAAAAAACTGAGCTTCAAAATGTTATTAGAAATCTCATCAGTGAGATTAAAGAAAAGGAATTATTGACAGTTGATTACTTGAATGATTCGCCTGAAACAATTGACTTTATAAAAGATGTATCTACTCACGTTAAAGACTTAGAGGGATTTACAAGATAA
- the yonG gene encoding conserved protein of unknown function; phage SPbeta (Evidence 4: Unknown function but conserved in other organisms), which produces MSAEKIKCSCCGKEQNANQYYISESPFNSATGKLSVCKSCLQNEFQKDKDNLKNVQNILRMIDRPFVYDLWVSAVNESESKKKSAGNVLGTYMKNIGMKDYKSKTWADSEFDFEEEQEYTTQLLLAKSTEDISKEDIDELMQFWGRGLDVEDYIWLQNEYIDFTNRYECDSKGMELLINEICLTRLDIRKRRENGEKVDQQQKTLQDLLGSSNLKPVQETGASGVEQESFGTLIKKYENERPIPEPEPRWKDPDKIGKYIKVFFLGHLSRMLGLKNQYSEEYWEEMNKHTVEEPVAEEEDRENDLT; this is translated from the coding sequence ATGTCTGCTGAAAAAATAAAATGCTCATGCTGCGGCAAAGAACAAAATGCCAATCAATATTATATATCGGAATCTCCTTTCAATTCTGCAACAGGCAAACTGTCAGTATGTAAGAGCTGTCTCCAAAATGAATTCCAAAAAGACAAAGATAACTTAAAGAATGTTCAAAACATCTTAAGAATGATTGACCGTCCTTTTGTTTACGACTTGTGGGTTTCCGCTGTTAATGAATCAGAGTCCAAGAAAAAATCAGCTGGAAATGTGTTAGGTACTTATATGAAAAATATCGGAATGAAAGATTACAAGTCAAAAACTTGGGCAGACAGTGAGTTTGACTTTGAAGAAGAACAAGAATATACAACACAATTGTTACTAGCTAAAAGTACAGAAGATATATCTAAGGAAGACATAGATGAATTAATGCAATTCTGGGGTCGTGGTCTTGATGTTGAAGATTATATTTGGCTTCAGAATGAGTACATTGACTTCACGAATAGGTATGAATGCGACTCTAAGGGAATGGAACTTCTTATAAATGAAATATGTTTGACTCGGCTAGATATACGCAAACGGCGTGAAAATGGTGAAAAAGTCGATCAGCAGCAAAAAACTCTTCAAGATTTACTTGGGTCAAGTAATTTAAAACCCGTTCAAGAAACTGGAGCAAGTGGAGTTGAACAAGAGTCTTTTGGCACTCTGATCAAAAAATATGAGAATGAGAGACCTATTCCTGAGCCAGAGCCTAGATGGAAAGATCCTGATAAAATCGGGAAATACATTAAGGTATTTTTCCTTGGGCATCTGTCTCGAATGCTTGGTTTGAAAAATCAATATTCAGAGGAATATTGGGAAGAAATGAATAAGCATACTGTTGAAGAACCTGTTGCAGAAGAAGAGGATCGAGAAAATGACCTCACATAA
- the hupN gene encoding HU-related DNA-binding protein; phage SPbeta (Evidence 1a: Function from experimental evidences in the studied strain; PubMedId: 21954439; Product type f: factor) — protein sequence MNKTELIAKVAEKQGVSKKEGAPSVEKVFDTISEALKSGEKVSIPGFGTFEVRERAARKGRNPQTGEEIDIPATKAPAFKPAKALKDAVKAK from the coding sequence ATGAATAAAACAGAACTAATCGCTAAAGTGGCAGAAAAACAAGGGGTATCTAAAAAAGAAGGAGCTCCCAGTGTCGAAAAAGTCTTTGACACTATTTCAGAGGCATTAAAAAGTGGAGAAAAAGTAAGTATTCCTGGTTTCGGAACATTTGAAGTTCGTGAACGCGCAGCTCGTAAAGGGAGAAATCCCCAGACAGGAGAGGAAATTGATATTCCGGCTACAAAAGCACCTGCATTTAAGCCAGCAAAAGCACTTAAAGACGCAGTCAAAGCTAAATAA
- the yonF gene encoding putative P-loop ATPase; phage SPbeta (Evidence 3: Putative function from multiple computational evidences; PubMedId: 15774886; Product type e: enzyme), protein MTSHKNFTTDRNKHSRGINIFKKGNNFKKKSKSERLMDGIGAWTSFYRANPHRFVKEYLGITLKLFQCILIYMMVHNHYFMYLASRGQGKTWLTSVYCCVQAILFPGTKIVIASGTKGQAREVIEKIDDLRKESPNLRREIEDLKTSTNDAKVEFHNGSWIKIVASNDGARSKRANLLIVDEFRMVDFEIISKVLRKFLTAPRSPKYLEKEEYAHLKERNKEIYLSSCWYKVHWSFNRFITYYNAMMKGSKYFVCGLPYQIAIKEGLLDKDQVRDEMAEEDFDPIGWSMEMEALWFGESEKAYFKFEDIEKNRKLASPLFPPDYYSLIKDSNFKYEGKKPGEIRLVSNDIAGMAGKDNDASVYTVFRLIPNSNGYDRHIVYMESIVGGHTGTQATRIRQIYEDYDCDYIVLDTQSIGLGVYDALCQPLYDKERAKEYEPFSCINDERMAARCTYQNAEKVIYSIKGNAQLNSEIAVLLKDGFKRGKIKIPINENEGKEYLKRFKGYEGLSPEVKGKFLSSYAQITLLINEMINLEAEYSDNGQVKLKEPKSKRKDRYSSVAYGNYIATVLERQLNKQTEYDVEDELVYF, encoded by the coding sequence ATGACCTCACATAAAAATTTTACAACAGATCGCAACAAGCACAGTCGAGGAATCAATATTTTTAAAAAGGGAAACAACTTTAAAAAGAAATCAAAATCTGAAAGATTAATGGATGGTATCGGCGCATGGACTTCTTTCTATAGAGCAAACCCACATCGTTTTGTAAAAGAATACTTGGGTATTACACTTAAATTGTTTCAATGTATTTTAATTTACATGATGGTACATAACCATTATTTTATGTACCTGGCCAGTCGTGGGCAGGGTAAAACTTGGCTAACCTCTGTATACTGCTGTGTGCAAGCCATACTCTTCCCAGGTACTAAAATAGTTATCGCATCGGGCACAAAGGGACAAGCTCGTGAAGTCATAGAGAAAATTGATGACTTACGCAAAGAATCACCTAATTTAAGGCGAGAAATTGAAGATTTAAAAACCTCAACAAATGATGCTAAAGTGGAGTTTCATAATGGCAGCTGGATTAAAATCGTAGCCTCAAATGATGGCGCCCGCTCCAAGCGTGCAAACCTCCTTATTGTAGATGAATTCAGAATGGTTGATTTTGAAATCATCAGTAAAGTACTTCGAAAATTCCTGACAGCTCCCCGTTCTCCTAAATATCTCGAAAAAGAAGAATACGCTCACTTAAAAGAACGAAACAAAGAAATTTACTTGTCTTCCTGCTGGTACAAGGTTCATTGGTCATTTAACAGATTCATAACTTACTACAATGCCATGATGAAAGGATCAAAATATTTTGTGTGTGGTCTCCCTTATCAGATCGCAATTAAAGAAGGTCTTTTGGATAAAGATCAGGTTAGAGATGAAATGGCCGAAGAAGACTTTGATCCTATCGGTTGGTCTATGGAAATGGAAGCTCTCTGGTTTGGTGAATCTGAAAAAGCCTATTTTAAATTCGAAGACATTGAAAAGAACCGCAAGCTTGCTTCTCCCCTCTTCCCTCCTGACTATTACAGTCTAATCAAGGATTCCAACTTCAAATATGAAGGCAAGAAACCAGGAGAAATTAGACTGGTAAGCAATGATATCGCTGGAATGGCCGGTAAGGATAATGATGCCAGTGTTTACACTGTATTCAGACTGATTCCAAACTCCAATGGATATGATCGTCATATTGTATACATGGAGAGCATCGTAGGTGGTCACACAGGAACTCAAGCAACAAGAATTAGACAAATATACGAAGATTATGATTGCGATTATATTGTATTAGATACTCAAAGTATCGGACTTGGTGTGTATGATGCATTATGCCAGCCTTTATATGATAAAGAACGTGCAAAAGAATATGAGCCATTTTCATGTATTAACGATGAAAGAATGGCTGCGCGTTGTACTTATCAAAATGCTGAAAAAGTAATTTATAGCATTAAAGGTAATGCACAATTGAACAGCGAAATTGCGGTATTACTAAAAGATGGATTCAAACGAGGAAAAATCAAAATTCCTATCAACGAAAATGAAGGAAAAGAATACCTGAAAAGATTTAAAGGCTATGAAGGGCTATCTCCTGAAGTTAAAGGAAAATTCCTTTCAAGCTATGCTCAGATTACCCTTCTAATAAATGAAATGATCAACTTAGAAGCTGAATATAGCGATAACGGACAAGTTAAGCTTAAAGAGCCAAAGAGTAAACGAAAAGACAGATATAGCTCAGTGGCTTATGGCAACTATATTGCTACTGTATTAGAAAGACAGTTAAACAAACAAACTGAATATGACGTTGAAGATGAATTAGTCTATTTTTAA
- the yonJ gene encoding conserved protein of unknown function; phage SPbeta (Evidence 4: Unknown function but conserved in other organisms), which yields MIDPVQTKRHSDENLKEWKIRICSNKDIYNLNWEEIKELINKETGESKGESAYRKWFNNFIEGVEYQRERSDESNNSLLELELKKVEIMEERKKLQAVKHEIHKNTRVKGRTELLYENVTEAIEKVGTLPPPSFYPLNKNERKRAAVLGFGDEHFGKQFKSNNNEYNEQIYLQRMNQILSETVEYIQKENLDELVVLNGADSVEGMALRVSQLTALQYGFIDQVIKYSRYKAEWLLELSKHVKIKYIHIPSANHTELRLHNTNRSEMPKEDVERIIATYIHDVLKDNERIEVPLYDEGIVDFKLLEFEIVACHGHQIKNKKNAIRDISQMKRKFYDYMYISHFHHGNMLTVGEAATHNIQVIQLPSVMGSDEYSDSLMTGAKAGANLSIYESGKGRIIQYDYILN from the coding sequence ATGATCGATCCTGTTCAAACTAAGCGTCACTCAGATGAAAACCTTAAAGAATGGAAAATAAGAATCTGCTCTAATAAAGACATTTATAATCTAAACTGGGAAGAAATCAAAGAGTTAATCAACAAGGAAACTGGTGAATCTAAAGGTGAATCAGCTTATAGAAAATGGTTCAACAACTTCATTGAAGGAGTTGAATACCAACGAGAAAGGTCAGATGAATCAAATAATTCTCTCCTTGAATTGGAACTGAAAAAGGTTGAAATCATGGAAGAGAGAAAAAAGCTTCAAGCTGTAAAGCATGAAATACATAAAAACACACGCGTCAAAGGCCGAACAGAGCTGCTATATGAAAATGTAACTGAAGCAATTGAGAAAGTAGGTACTCTCCCTCCCCCTTCCTTCTATCCATTAAATAAGAACGAAAGAAAAAGAGCTGCTGTTCTAGGGTTTGGAGATGAACACTTCGGGAAGCAATTTAAAAGCAACAACAATGAATACAACGAACAGATTTATTTGCAGCGTATGAATCAGATTCTTTCTGAAACTGTTGAGTACATTCAAAAAGAAAATTTAGATGAGCTGGTCGTGTTAAATGGTGCTGACAGTGTTGAAGGTATGGCATTGCGCGTATCGCAATTAACTGCCCTTCAGTACGGGTTTATTGACCAAGTGATAAAATACTCTAGGTACAAAGCTGAATGGCTTTTAGAACTTTCTAAGCACGTCAAAATTAAGTACATACATATCCCTTCTGCAAATCATACTGAACTAAGATTACATAATACAAATCGCTCGGAAATGCCTAAAGAAGATGTAGAGCGTATTATAGCTACTTATATCCATGACGTACTCAAAGACAATGAGCGAATTGAAGTTCCTTTATACGACGAAGGAATTGTGGATTTTAAATTACTTGAATTTGAAATTGTCGCATGTCACGGACACCAGATTAAAAACAAAAAGAATGCCATTCGTGACATCTCACAGATGAAACGAAAATTCTACGATTACATGTACATCTCCCACTTCCACCACGGAAACATGCTCACTGTAGGTGAAGCAGCCACTCATAATATCCAAGTTATACAACTCCCTTCTGTAATGGGTTCCGATGAATACAGTGACAGCTTAATGACAGGTGCCAAAGCTGGAGCAAACCTTTCAATTTATGAGTCCGGTAAAGGTCGGATTATTCAATACGATTACATATTAAATTAA
- the yonK gene encoding conserved protein of unknown function; phage SPbeta (Evidence 4: Unknown function but conserved in other organisms), with amino-acid sequence MASKKVHQINVKGFFDMDVMEVTEQTKEAEYTYDFKEILSEFNGKNVSITVKEENELPVKGVE; translated from the coding sequence ATGGCAAGCAAAAAAGTACATCAAATTAATGTTAAAGGCTTTTTTGATATGGACGTAATGGAAGTTACTGAACAAACTAAAGAAGCTGAATACACATATGATTTCAAAGAAATTCTTTCAGAGTTTAATGGAAAAAATGTTTCAATTACTGTAAAAGAAGAAAATGAACTTCCTGTTAAAGGCGTTGAGTAA
- a CDS encoding hypothetical protein; phage SPbeta (Evidence 5: Unknown function): MYCFGLHLGNVDASPFPLNNALVSFDAYYAVNKIFPGKRGFEITYPRKISDMVLGA, translated from the coding sequence GTGTACTGCTTCGGCTTACACTTAGGGAATGTAGATGCGTCTCCCTTCCCTTTAAATAATGCCCTTGTAAGCTTCGATGCTTATTATGCGGTCAACAAAATTTTTCCGGGTAAACGAGGCTTTGAAATTACATACCCTCGTAAAATAAGTGATATGGTTTTGGGCGCTTGA
- the yonO gene encoding conserved protein of unknown function; phage SPbeta (Evidence 4: Unknown function but conserved in other organisms) → MKGKKDGLNKQVHIYSIDTSAFYNDQENKLHNKILKSYRYRDHLRKLEHVDKKHKKYITQRIISLKEKLYNAFNDHNQIRTLRTDSLKDNNVISLFDSVLTRTLGIKENSLSEEIMVVQTYHFQILRDIIDKGFIHNNEKYVYFTSSAGQIRTKKSCFIKQSTLDKYQNALTCGLSVEHINAQGGSSINKWNSYMALSNSASSSWEIDIDKAIVVNDLETNVSSLVDYIDRDTYEITRKIMDIPIEHTDGCGMMLPSLSQKSFMVRLPWVKGLLVPFDFRKFAEKHSSFIVKDVYGKEWDIIKDDIQIIFTKSQFKMWKYYDSWDDYRYKFKKYGCLGAKLNEEDPSVEGKLTYQMLQTLTDITDEELKQISSKTVSEITQLGTDKETMMKVLGATEKNKHKTSLQEALLIYPELLNDDHTKEIIKNKKKSMIKDAKSGKLLVSDARYTYLCPDLYAFCERLFLGIESPKGLLSGSDVHCSLYDEGYIDILRSPHLFREHGVRWNKKNEEYEKWFITPGVYTSIHDPISKLLQFDNDGDKALIISDELIVNIAKRNMADIVPLYYEMSVAQKQEINSRNIYEALTLAYGINIGEYSNNITKIWNSDNINLDVIKWLCMENNFTIDFAKTLFMPTRPDHVDEKIKDYIKNKVPHFFINAKDKEEHSVESINESTVNKLDSIIPSDRINFAAVAGKFDYRFLLKNKEIKLNEAVINEYKRLDRNKKWLMNDEEAKPGQKLYVYKIIKQKLLEIHNDDGFITDVLVKHLYKKKSKYKSTLWECFGDIVLENIKHNLKTFKGCCICGKAFKPTSNKAKYCQSCGKKKERDKYKKYNKKRINHR, encoded by the coding sequence TTGAAAGGAAAAAAAGACGGCCTAAATAAACAAGTACATATTTACAGTATTGACACTTCTGCTTTTTATAATGATCAAGAAAACAAATTACATAACAAGATTTTAAAATCATATAGGTACAGAGATCATCTCAGAAAACTTGAACATGTTGATAAAAAACATAAGAAGTACATAACGCAAAGGATTATTTCCTTAAAAGAAAAGCTTTATAACGCCTTTAACGATCATAATCAAATAAGAACACTTAGAACAGATTCTCTGAAAGATAATAATGTGATTTCATTATTTGATTCAGTCTTAACTCGAACGCTGGGAATCAAAGAAAACTCTCTCTCTGAAGAGATCATGGTTGTCCAAACTTATCACTTTCAAATTTTAAGGGACATTATTGATAAAGGATTCATACATAACAATGAGAAATACGTTTATTTCACTAGCAGTGCCGGTCAAATAAGAACAAAAAAATCTTGTTTTATCAAACAAAGCACCTTAGATAAGTATCAAAATGCTTTAACTTGTGGTCTTAGTGTGGAGCATATCAATGCTCAAGGTGGAAGCAGCATAAACAAATGGAATAGCTACATGGCCTTATCGAATAGCGCCAGCAGTTCATGGGAAATTGATATTGATAAAGCAATTGTCGTAAATGACTTAGAAACAAATGTTTCCAGCCTAGTTGATTATATTGACCGGGATACATATGAAATCACACGTAAGATTATGGATATTCCTATAGAACATACAGATGGTTGTGGAATGATGCTCCCTAGTTTGAGTCAGAAAAGCTTTATGGTCAGATTACCTTGGGTTAAGGGTCTACTTGTTCCATTTGACTTTAGAAAGTTTGCTGAAAAACACAGTTCATTTATAGTTAAAGACGTCTACGGTAAAGAATGGGACATTATTAAAGATGATATCCAAATAATTTTTACGAAAAGCCAGTTTAAGATGTGGAAGTACTATGATTCTTGGGATGATTATCGCTATAAATTTAAAAAGTATGGATGTTTAGGAGCTAAATTAAATGAAGAAGATCCATCTGTTGAGGGAAAACTGACTTACCAGATGCTACAAACACTCACGGATATCACAGATGAGGAATTGAAACAAATCAGCTCAAAGACTGTTAGTGAGATTACTCAATTAGGCACTGATAAAGAAACAATGATGAAAGTTTTAGGGGCTACCGAGAAAAATAAACATAAGACAAGCCTTCAAGAAGCTCTACTAATATATCCTGAGCTGCTAAATGATGATCACACCAAAGAAATCATTAAGAATAAGAAGAAGAGTATGATTAAGGACGCCAAATCAGGAAAATTACTTGTCAGTGACGCCCGGTATACATATTTATGTCCTGACCTATATGCTTTTTGTGAAAGATTGTTTCTTGGAATTGAGAGTCCAAAAGGACTACTTTCAGGAAGCGATGTCCATTGTTCTTTATATGATGAAGGGTATATTGATATCCTCCGCTCCCCTCACCTATTCAGAGAGCATGGTGTTAGGTGGAACAAGAAAAATGAGGAATATGAAAAGTGGTTCATTACCCCAGGTGTTTATACCAGCATTCATGATCCGATATCCAAGCTGCTGCAGTTTGACAATGACGGGGATAAGGCCTTAATTATTTCTGATGAGCTAATCGTCAATATTGCCAAGCGTAATATGGCGGACATCGTTCCTTTGTATTATGAAATGTCTGTAGCCCAGAAACAAGAGATTAATAGCAGAAACATCTATGAAGCACTAACTCTTGCTTATGGAATCAATATCGGGGAGTACAGTAACAACATCACTAAGATATGGAACAGTGACAATATAAACCTGGACGTGATCAAATGGTTATGCATGGAGAATAACTTTACTATCGATTTTGCAAAAACCTTATTCATGCCCACCCGCCCTGATCACGTTGATGAGAAAATCAAAGATTACATAAAAAATAAAGTGCCCCACTTCTTCATCAATGCAAAGGATAAAGAAGAACATAGCGTAGAATCGATTAATGAAAGTACAGTAAATAAGTTAGACTCCATTATCCCTTCTGACCGAATCAACTTTGCTGCAGTTGCAGGAAAATTTGATTACCGCTTCTTACTCAAAAACAAAGAGATTAAACTTAATGAAGCCGTAATAAATGAATATAAACGTCTTGATCGAAATAAAAAATGGCTTATGAATGATGAAGAAGCTAAACCAGGACAAAAACTTTATGTCTATAAGATTATCAAACAAAAACTATTGGAAATACATAATGATGACGGATTTATTACAGATGTATTGGTAAAACATCTATATAAGAAAAAAAGTAAATACAAATCGACACTGTGGGAGTGCTTTGGCGATATTGTACTGGAGAACATTAAGCATAATTTAAAGACCTTTAAAGGATGCTGTATTTGTGGAAAAGCTTTTAAGCCAACATCTAACAAAGCGAAGTACTGTCAGTCTTGTGGAAAGAAAAAAGAACGTGACAAATACAAAAAATATAACAAAAAGAGAATTAACCACCGTTAG
- the yonH gene encoding conserved protein of unknown function; phage SPbeta (Evidence 4: Unknown function but conserved in other organisms), whose product MTNEDFKYLNKHLETLAQLKQSGYKCDKEISTVISKLHKLMGLASKSKVNFYTLGSNVENENIADYKIGVDSPKGNRLLIVDPRTDCTTVLLVNVKDSKFENIKRRIASQTFGYQADLLVQILKEKRPDKLLIDTCGIGKGLMDMVIEKLKTQDIEMSPSGDLTYS is encoded by the coding sequence ATGACGAATGAAGACTTTAAATATCTGAATAAGCACTTAGAAACACTTGCCCAACTCAAGCAGTCTGGATACAAATGTGATAAAGAGATATCTACTGTTATTAGTAAATTACATAAACTAATGGGACTTGCATCAAAATCAAAAGTTAATTTTTACACTTTAGGTAGCAATGTTGAAAACGAAAACATTGCTGATTATAAAATAGGCGTAGATTCTCCAAAAGGAAATAGGTTGTTAATCGTTGATCCCCGGACAGATTGTACAACAGTTTTACTTGTTAATGTTAAAGACTCCAAATTTGAAAATATTAAAAGAAGAATAGCTTCTCAGACATTCGGATATCAAGCAGACCTATTGGTTCAGATTTTAAAAGAAAAACGCCCTGACAAACTGTTGATTGATACATGTGGAATTGGTAAAGGGTTAATGGACATGGTGATTGAAAAGTTAAAAACACAAGATATCGAAATGTCTCCCAGTGGTGATTTGACCTATAGTTAA